One window of Amaranthus tricolor cultivar Red isolate AtriRed21 chromosome 11, ASM2621246v1, whole genome shotgun sequence genomic DNA carries:
- the LOC130827586 gene encoding uncharacterized protein LOC130827586, giving the protein MDEKRSGMRRRWLVVLSLMIAIVVLLSILGATVFKARPPIITVNEITLRDFDLSFASHVNIHFNVSLDASLSVNNPNKVGLKYASTFAFLDYRGQIVGEAPIPAGKISADQTLPMKLTLTVMADRILSNSQSLISDLLATTLPLSTNIRISGKVTLLFVKMNSTQIPSQL; this is encoded by the exons atggATGAGAAGCGCAGCGGTATGCGGCGACGGTGGTTGGTGGTGTTGTCGCTGATGATAGCAATAGTGGTGTTGTTGTCAATATTAGGGGCCACGGTGTTTAAGGCAAGGCCGCCTATAATCACAGTTAATGAGATTACACTCCGTGACTTTGACTTATCATTTGCATCCCACGTTAATATTCACTTCAATGTCTCCCTTGACGCCTCCCTCTCCGTCAATAACCCTAACAAGGTTGGCCTTAAGTACGCCTCCACCTTTGCGTTTTTGGATTACAGAGGTCAGATTGTTGGAGAGGCTCCCATTCCCGCTGGCAAAATATCCGCCGACCAGACTCTTCCTATGAAGCTTACACTAACTGTCATGGCGGATCGAATACTTTCGAACTCACAATCTCTCATTTCTGATCTGCTCGCCACCACTCTCCCGCTCTCCACCAACATTCGCATTTCCGGCAAGGTTACTCTACTTTTTGTTAAG ATGAACTCTACCCAAATTCCAAGTCAACTATAG